Within the Pseudomonas sp. SL4(2022) genome, the region GTCCAGCCGCCTTCGTAACCCGGCAGCACGCCTTTCCAACTACCCAGGCCCGGATACAACACTAAGTAGCCAATCGAGAAGATCAGTGTGCCGAGAAACAGCATGAACCACCACTTGGGTAGCGGGTTGTCATACTCCTCAATGCCGTCGAAGGCATGCCCCATGGTCTGATCGGTGGGGCTCTTGTGAACTTCGCTCTTGCGGGTGGCGAAAATCAGCCAGAACAGCGCGATCAGGGTGCCGACAGTCAGCAGGGTGATGTACCAGCTCCAGAAAGTGCTCATGGGGTATTGCTCCTTGGTGCAGCCAGCTTGGGTTCATCGGCAAAGGGCAGCAGGGCGGCCTGATCGAAGGCTGCGCGACGTTTGCCGTTGTAAGCCCACAGGGTTACGCAGACAAACGACAGCAGAACCAATGCCGTACCGATGCCGCGCAGGGTGCCGGTATCAATAAATTCGAATGACATGGCTTACCTCTTGTTCTTCACGGCAGTGCCAAGCACTTGCAGGTAGGCAACCATGGCATCCATCTCGCTTTTGCCTTTGACGGCTTCGGTGGCGCCAGCAATGTCTTCATCGCTGTAAGGCACGCCTACCAGGCGCAGGGCTTTCATCTTGGCTGGGGTGTCTTGACCGTCGAGCGTGCCTTCGACCAGCCAGGGGTAGGCGGGCATTTTCGACTCCGGCACCACGTTGCGCGGGTTGTACAGGTGCGCGCGGTGCCATTCATCCGAATAGCGACCGCCCACGCGGGCCAAGTCCGGCCCCGTGCGTTTGGAGCCCCAGAGGAAGGGGTGGTCATAGACGCTTTCACCGGCGACCGAGTAGTGGCCGTAGCGCTCCGTTTCGGCGCGGAACGGGCGGATCATCTGTGAGTGGCAACCGACACAACCCTCGCGGATGTAGATGTCGCGGCCTTCCAGTTGCAGCGCGGTGTAGGGCTTGAGGCCGGCTACTGGTTCATTGGTGACGTCCTGGAAGAACAGCGGAACGATCTGCGTCAGGCCGCCGATGCTCACGGCCAGCACCATCATCAGCGCCATCAGGCCGATGTTTTTTTCGAGTATTTCGTGTCTCATCAGTGGGCTCCCTCAAGCGAAAACTGCGCCGCGGCTTCCATGTCTGCAGCCTTGGTATGGCGCACGGTCTGCCAGACGTTCCAGGCCATCACCAGCATGCCAGCGAAGAAAATCGCACCGCCGATCACCCGCACCACAAAGCCGGGGTGGCTGGCTTCCAGCGCTTCGACGAAGGAGTAGGTGAGGGTGCCGTCTTCGTTGACTGCACGCCACATCAGGCCTTGGGCGATGCCGTTGACCCACATCGAGGCGATATAGAGCACGGTGCCGATGGTGGCGAACCAAAAGTGCACGTTGATCAAGGCGATGCTGTGCATTTCGTCGCGGCCGAAGACTTTCGGCAGCATGTGATAGAGCGAGCCGATGGACACCATGGCGACCCAGCCGAGCGCACCGGCATGGACGTGACCGATGGTCCAGTCGGTGTAATGGGACAGGGCGTTGACGGTCTTGATCGCCATCATCGGACCTTCGAAGGTCGACATGCCGTAGAACGCCAGGGAGACCACCAGGAAGCGCAGGATCGGGTCGGTGCGCAGCTTATGCCAGGCCCCGGAGAGGGTCATCATGCCGTTGATCATGCCGCCCCAGCTGGGTGCCAGCAGAATCAGCGACATCACCATACCCAGGCTCTGTGCCCAGTCCGGCAGCGCGGTGTAGTGCAGGTGATGCGGGCCGGCCCAGATATACACGGCAATCAGCGCCCAGAAGTGCACGATGGACAACCGGTAGGAATACACCGGGCGACCGGCCTGCTTGGGCACGAAGTAGTACATCATCCCCAGAAAGCCCGCAGTGAGGAAGAAGCCCACAGCGTTATGGCCGTACCACCACTGGATCATTGCATCGGTGGCCCCGGCATAGGCCGAGTAAGATTTGGTCAGGGTGACAGGTACTTCCAGGTTGTTGACCAGGTGCAGCAGCGCCACGGTGAGGATAAAACCACCGAAGAACCAGTTGCCCACATAGATGTGGCTGACGTTACGCTTGATCACCGTGCCGAAGAACACGATGGCGTAGCTGACCCAGACAATGGTGATCAGAATGTCGATCGGCCATTCCAGCTCGGCGTATTCTTTCGAGCTGGTCCAGCCCAGTGGCAGGCTGATGGCCGCCAGGACGATCACCAGTTGCCAGCCCCAGAAGGTAAAGGCTGCCAGCTTGGGGGCGAATAGGGTTGCCTGTGAGGTGCGTTGCACCGCGTAATAGCTGGTGGCGAACAGCGCGCAACCGCCAAAGGCGAAGATCACCGCGTTGGTATGCAGCGGACGCAGACGGCCGAAGCTGGTCCACGGCAGGTTGAAGTTAAGTTCGGGCCAGGCCAGTTGCGCGGCGATAAACACGCCGAGCCCCATCCCGACAATGCCCCACACCACCGTCATGATGGCGAATTGGCGAACCACCCTGTAGTTGTAGGCGGAACTGGTTGCTGTGTTCATGTCTGGGCTTCCATCCACGGTTTATAGGCAGATCATCGAAAATCAGCGGCTGCGGGCCTGTACGATCAGCGCCGCAGTCCAACGGATTCTTCAAGAATCTACTTACGATCTGCTGCGCGTCGGCCCTGCTGCGTTAAAAACAGGCTCGGAATGCTCA harbors:
- a CDS encoding cbb3-type cytochrome oxidase subunit 3: MSFEFIDTGTLRGIGTALVLLSFVCVTLWAYNGKRRAAFDQAALLPFADEPKLAAPRSNTP
- the ccoO gene encoding cytochrome-c oxidase, cbb3-type subunit II; translation: MRHEILEKNIGLMALMMVLAVSIGGLTQIVPLFFQDVTNEPVAGLKPYTALQLEGRDIYIREGCVGCHSQMIRPFRAETERYGHYSVAGESVYDHPFLWGSKRTGPDLARVGGRYSDEWHRAHLYNPRNVVPESKMPAYPWLVEGTLDGQDTPAKMKALRLVGVPYSDEDIAGATEAVKGKSEMDAMVAYLQVLGTAVKNKR
- the ccoN gene encoding cytochrome-c oxidase, cbb3-type subunit I → MNTATSSAYNYRVVRQFAIMTVVWGIVGMGLGVFIAAQLAWPELNFNLPWTSFGRLRPLHTNAVIFAFGGCALFATSYYAVQRTSQATLFAPKLAAFTFWGWQLVIVLAAISLPLGWTSSKEYAELEWPIDILITIVWVSYAIVFFGTVIKRNVSHIYVGNWFFGGFILTVALLHLVNNLEVPVTLTKSYSAYAGATDAMIQWWYGHNAVGFFLTAGFLGMMYYFVPKQAGRPVYSYRLSIVHFWALIAVYIWAGPHHLHYTALPDWAQSLGMVMSLILLAPSWGGMINGMMTLSGAWHKLRTDPILRFLVVSLAFYGMSTFEGPMMAIKTVNALSHYTDWTIGHVHAGALGWVAMVSIGSLYHMLPKVFGRDEMHSIALINVHFWFATIGTVLYIASMWVNGIAQGLMWRAVNEDGTLTYSFVEALEASHPGFVVRVIGGAIFFAGMLVMAWNVWQTVRHTKAADMEAAAQFSLEGAH